The nucleotide window TCTGATGaagcagacaggagagatgcaGAGCACGGCTGATCCTACAACGGTTTTACACAACACACCCAGGTCTGCTCATCACAACAGAGAAGGTTAGAGAGCGCACACACGCCCGAGAGGTCCATCCAAACCCCCCGACCCCATCTTCAGAGCTTCTGCATTTAGCAAAAGTCTAACTGATTTGGCCAGGAAAACAACAACATGGGTGAAAACTCTGATCCATTCTCACCAGCTGCACTCACCAAGTCAGGAAACCGATTCAAGCTTTTGATCTAAAATAGAACCGACTGCGGGTTGACGAACTCGGAACAATGAAATGAACCTGCCTAACAGCTCACGGGCACAGGAGTTCATTTAAAACACGTGAGtttgaagacaaaaaaaagaaaaaaggtatACCTTTCTGAAGTCAGGAAGGTTATCACTACTGGAGTGGAAAACAGAGCTTTCCCCCAgctcatgaaaaaaaaaaagatatatattaTGAAAAAAAATACCATATTAAATGTCTCCCCACCGTCTTGTGGAAAAGCTGACCACCAGGCAGACACAAGTCTTTGGCATCTACATTACGAGACATTCTGGAAGGTTCCGTCACCGTTTCAATTGACGAGTAGCACCCTCAGCAGTGTCATTTGTTGTGGTGAAACTGAGGAGACTTTTTTTTGTCCCAAGCATCTGCCTGCACAATACAATACTACACAGTAGGTATACAGTCACTGTCTCTTTAAAACGATTTCACCAGCAGACTGGGTGGTGGGTGGTTGTGTTGGCCAGAAAGGGATGGGTGGCAATACGGCCCGCCCCCTACAGGAAGAAACTGGCGCTGCAGGCGTCGCTAACAAAGCCGTCGTCAGGGACAGAGAGCTGGCTGAAGATGGGCAGGCGGCGGCCGCTGGAGTCTGTTCCGGAAGAATCCGAGCCGGTCATGCTGCTGGCCGAGCTACACGCCCCCTCCTGGTCAGACAGGGAGGTGTAGGACAAGCTGCGGACCCCCAGGGTGGGCCCCACGGGGGGGCTCTGCTCCAGGAGACAGGTACCGGGGGACAGGCCGCACGCAGAGTCGGGCGAGGGGAGAAACTGAGACTGGGGATCTCGGGCCTGGGCGTTGGGGTAGGCTGGGGCGGGCTCGAACACGCAGTCCTCCTCTTGGAAGGCATGTGACAGCAGGTCTGTGATGTCGGCagccgggggggaggaggagggggtgcggAGGAATGGGGAGGGCAGGGACGATGGCTCCAGGGCGGGGGCCGAGGGAAAGCCGGCGAAGCTGAAGCTGTGCCTGAAGACGGGGGGTCTGTGAGTGCGGGCAGGCCCCGGGCGGCCAGGGGGCCCCAGGTCGTCCTCGTTGTTGTGGACGAAGTGACAGCGGATGCCGTAGGGGCAGAAGCCGATGGTGTGGAAGGTGCGGCACGGCTCCGTTTTGTACTTGGGGTGTCGGTTCAAATCCCGCAGCTCGTCTTGCCCATGGGCAAACTGGCACTTGGGCCCATACTTGCAGATTCCGCTCTCGGCAAAGGTGCGGCACAGTTCGGTCTTGTAGcgcgaggagatggaggaggaagaggaggatgtgggggaggtgaggagggtggaggaggaggagagaggagaagggctgAGAGATGCCGGCTGTTTGGGCTCACCGGGAGAGGAAGCCCAGCCCAGACTGCTGGAACCGGTCTCCACCATGCTGACAGAGCGCTCCGCCCAGAAAGACATTCTGTTCCAGCGCTCAAGGGGCTGCCCCCAGTGGCTGGAGGCCAGGGCTGCAGGCTGGGGTGGGTCAGGGCACataggagagctggaggaggagagggaggacagggagcagGGAGCACTGGGTTTCTTGTAGCCTATGGGCCTCTGGGGTAGGCCTGGGGGTCCGGTGGTTTCTCTCAGATCCAGACTGAGCAGCTGCTATAAGAGAGAAACATCAGTATTTGCTCACAGCGATGGGCTTTTCATCTCTTCCCAACATAACATTCATCCACCTACAGCAAATAATAACTAACTAAACATAGGATGACAGAATGCTACATACATTCTAACCATCTTCACTACCTAGATACTACCTAGGACGTATCAGGGAACCTCAACGTAAGGACCATGCAAGGCGATCGTACTGTGGACTAACGTAAGGTGCACTCGTGATGGTCAACATCTGATCTTATCTTAACAACGCAGTCAATCTTTGACGTGGTTAGTTAAACAGCGCACCAATGCCATTTCTAGTTGTTTATCTTACCATTGAGTAGTATTTTAATGTTACCCTATTCCAACGTAAAGATTTCCAAGaaggtgtaaaaaaaaaaaaatatatagcgtTTGTTTTTAGTTGTTAAAAAGTCTAAACTCTAAATTGTCACTACACACTTAGCACATTTTTTTCTAGGTCGCTAGCTTGTTGCCAGACTACCTGTTGATTTTTGAAGCGTGCTCGATCAAAAGGTGTTTGCTCAGCTCATTTTAACTACCGTTTTGCAAGTTAGCTGGCTAGATGTGCCTCTACA belongs to Hypomesus transpacificus isolate Combined female chromosome 15, fHypTra1, whole genome shotgun sequence and includes:
- the zgc:114130 gene encoding mRNA decay activator protein ZFP36L1 isoform X2; translated protein: MPLYALNQFLDLEEVMCKLLSLDLRETTGPPGLPQRPIGYKKPSAPCSLSSLSSSSSPMCPDPPQPAALASSHWGQPLERWNRMSFWAERSVSMVETGSSSLGWASSPGEPKQPASLSPSPLSSSSTLLTSPTSSSSSSISSRYKTELCRTFAESGICKYGPKCQFAHGQDELRDLNRHPKYKTEPCRTFHTIGFCPYGIRCHFVHNNEDDLGPPGRPGPARTHRPPVFRHSFSFAGFPSAPALEPSSLPSPFLRTPSSSPPAADITDLLSHAFQEEDCVFEPAPAYPNAQARDPQSQFLPSPDSACGLSPGTCLLEQSPPVGPTLGVRSLSYTSLSDQEGACSSASSMTGSDSSGTDSSGRRLPIFSQLSVPDDGFVSDACSASFFL
- the zgc:114130 gene encoding mRNA decay activator protein ZFP36L1 isoform X1, which gives rise to MPLYALNQFLDLEEVMCKQLLSLDLRETTGPPGLPQRPIGYKKPSAPCSLSSLSSSSSPMCPDPPQPAALASSHWGQPLERWNRMSFWAERSVSMVETGSSSLGWASSPGEPKQPASLSPSPLSSSSTLLTSPTSSSSSSISSRYKTELCRTFAESGICKYGPKCQFAHGQDELRDLNRHPKYKTEPCRTFHTIGFCPYGIRCHFVHNNEDDLGPPGRPGPARTHRPPVFRHSFSFAGFPSAPALEPSSLPSPFLRTPSSSPPAADITDLLSHAFQEEDCVFEPAPAYPNAQARDPQSQFLPSPDSACGLSPGTCLLEQSPPVGPTLGVRSLSYTSLSDQEGACSSASSMTGSDSSGTDSSGRRLPIFSQLSVPDDGFVSDACSASFFL
- the zgc:114130 gene encoding mRNA decay activator protein ZFP36L1 isoform X3, which encodes MQLLSLDLRETTGPPGLPQRPIGYKKPSAPCSLSSLSSSSSPMCPDPPQPAALASSHWGQPLERWNRMSFWAERSVSMVETGSSSLGWASSPGEPKQPASLSPSPLSSSSTLLTSPTSSSSSSISSRYKTELCRTFAESGICKYGPKCQFAHGQDELRDLNRHPKYKTEPCRTFHTIGFCPYGIRCHFVHNNEDDLGPPGRPGPARTHRPPVFRHSFSFAGFPSAPALEPSSLPSPFLRTPSSSPPAADITDLLSHAFQEEDCVFEPAPAYPNAQARDPQSQFLPSPDSACGLSPGTCLLEQSPPVGPTLGVRSLSYTSLSDQEGACSSASSMTGSDSSGTDSSGRRLPIFSQLSVPDDGFVSDACSASFFL